In Acinetobacter sp. TGL-Y2, a genomic segment contains:
- a CDS encoding lipase family alpha/beta hydrolase, giving the protein MKYGRLFTSLFAASLLSSVHASNVSQITATASNNYAQTKYPIVFNHGMSGFVRIGTDDLGLDYWYQILPDLARNGGNVWATRVSPFNSTEVRGEQLVQQVEEIIALTGATKVNLIGHSHGGPTSRYAAGVIPNKIASVTSVAGPNKGSGVADLILKAEDTVIEAPLVGAVNVLSKFITLAQGLDPKSFPHDSLASGRSLTLAGMDQFNAKFPQGLPKSACSEGDYQQNGMHFYSFTGVGTVTNLLDPDSALKLTSLMINDGKDNDGLVPRCSAKFGKTIRDDYNWNHLDEVNQVLGLRNIFAPDPVSVYRQHANRLKLEGL; this is encoded by the coding sequence ATGAAATATGGACGATTGTTTACAAGCCTGTTCGCAGCAAGTCTACTGAGCTCAGTACACGCATCGAATGTCTCTCAAATTACAGCAACAGCTAGCAATAACTATGCCCAAACCAAATACCCGATTGTGTTTAACCACGGGATGTCTGGTTTTGTTCGCATTGGTACAGATGATTTAGGGCTCGACTATTGGTATCAAATTTTACCTGATTTAGCACGTAACGGTGGTAATGTTTGGGCTACACGTGTTTCACCTTTTAACTCAACTGAAGTTCGTGGTGAACAATTGGTCCAGCAAGTTGAAGAAATTATTGCTTTAACTGGTGCTACAAAAGTCAATTTGATTGGTCACTCACATGGTGGCCCAACAAGCCGCTATGCAGCAGGTGTGATTCCAAATAAAATTGCGTCTGTAACCTCTGTGGCCGGCCCGAATAAAGGCTCAGGTGTGGCTGATCTCATTTTAAAAGCCGAAGACACGGTTATTGAAGCACCACTTGTAGGCGCAGTGAATGTGTTATCTAAATTTATTACATTGGCTCAAGGGCTTGATCCCAAAAGTTTTCCTCATGATTCACTGGCCAGCGGCAGAAGTTTAACCTTGGCAGGCATGGATCAATTTAATGCAAAATTCCCTCAAGGTTTACCTAAAAGTGCATGTAGCGAAGGTGATTATCAACAAAATGGTATGCACTTTTATTCATTTACGGGTGTAGGGACAGTAACCAATTTACTCGACCCAGATTCAGCATTAAAACTCACTAGTCTGATGATTAATGACGGTAAAGATAACGATGGTTTAGTACCACGCTGTAGTGCAAAATTTGGTAAAACCATTCGAGATGACTACAACTGGAATCATCTGGATGAAGTCAATCAAGTACTGGGCTTACGTA
- a CDS encoding lipase family alpha/beta hydrolase produces MKYKVVFTGLLSLSALCSGTQASQSIKDLAVQNTAPDAYAQYAKTQYPIVLAHGLFGFGSIVGVDYFYQIAPDLARNGANIWETRVSTMNSSEIRGEQMLSQVEEILAITGKGKVNLIGHSHGGQSVRYVAGVIPNKVSSVTTIGSGNKGAKVADTLEGVLVGGILELPARALFDILVSPVITFASGLDPNVFPYDAKAALQALGTEKSLEFNQKFPNGVPTSSCGEGAYQVNGTYYYSFMGNSAFNTALDPSDYGMMSSSVFAGEGDGVAGRCSSRFGKVIRDNHQWNHLDEVNQLLGLRGVFSASPVQVYREHANRLKLQGL; encoded by the coding sequence ATGAAGTATAAAGTTGTATTTACTGGCCTTTTATCACTCTCAGCATTATGTAGCGGAACTCAAGCATCTCAATCCATTAAAGATCTTGCTGTACAAAATACAGCACCAGATGCCTATGCTCAATATGCTAAAACTCAATATCCTATTGTGTTAGCACATGGTTTATTTGGTTTCGGTAGCATCGTTGGCGTTGATTATTTCTACCAAATTGCGCCCGACCTTGCTCGTAACGGTGCAAATATCTGGGAAACGCGTGTTTCCACCATGAATTCAAGTGAAATTCGGGGTGAGCAGATGCTGAGCCAAGTTGAAGAAATACTCGCTATTACTGGTAAGGGTAAAGTAAATTTGATCGGTCATAGCCATGGTGGACAATCTGTCCGTTATGTCGCTGGAGTAATTCCCAATAAAGTATCTTCTGTAACCACCATCGGTTCCGGTAATAAAGGTGCAAAAGTAGCGGATACATTGGAAGGTGTTCTTGTTGGTGGAATTTTAGAACTACCCGCTCGTGCGCTCTTTGACATATTAGTATCACCTGTAATTACTTTTGCCTCGGGATTAGACCCAAATGTATTTCCTTATGACGCTAAGGCTGCATTACAAGCTCTAGGGACTGAAAAATCACTCGAATTTAATCAAAAATTTCCCAATGGTGTACCTACAAGCAGTTGCGGAGAAGGTGCATATCAAGTGAATGGAACTTATTATTATTCATTCATGGGGAATTCTGCTTTCAATACAGCACTAGACCCTAGTGACTATGGCATGATGAGTTCATCTGTTTTTGCAGGTGAGGGTGATGGTGTCGCAGGTCGTTGTTCTTCTCGCTTTGGTAAAGTGATTCGTGATAATCATCAATGGAATCACTTAGATGAAGTGAATCAATTACTTGGTCTAAGAGGCGTATTTTCAGCTAGTCCAGTTCAAGTTTATCGTGAACATGCAAATCGTCTAAAACTTCAGGGTTTATAA
- a CDS encoding lipase family alpha/beta hydrolase codes for MKNGLLIATLISSIGITSSYANTSTQPQKADAKFVTSNYAKTKYPIVFAHGLTGFIRLGTESFGLDYWHQILPDLARNGANAWATRVSPFNSNDVRGEQLLQQVEDVLAITGAEKVNLIGHSQGAHSIRYVGGTIPTQVASMTTVAGVNKGSPMADFILKTEGTSVDLALASVVNFVSGAIVWAQGLNPDAFPHDSLASARSLSTSGAIAFNQRFPAGIPKTACGEGAYNENGMRLYSFTGNSPFNSTMDPSDYIMQIASVIVGQEGANDGLVPVCSARFGQNIRDNYRWNHLDEVNQILGVRGLFSQDPVQVYREHANRLKLQGL; via the coding sequence ATGAAAAACGGACTTTTAATCGCAACCCTAATCTCAAGTATTGGCATCACTTCTAGCTATGCAAACACTTCGACACAACCACAAAAAGCGGATGCCAAATTTGTCACTTCAAACTACGCAAAGACCAAATATCCTATTGTTTTTGCTCATGGTTTAACAGGATTCATTCGACTTGGCACTGAAAGTTTCGGCTTAGATTACTGGCATCAAATTTTGCCAGATCTAGCGCGTAATGGTGCAAATGCATGGGCAACCCGCGTTTCACCATTTAACTCCAATGATGTCCGTGGCGAGCAGCTGCTACAACAAGTTGAAGATGTACTTGCCATTACTGGGGCAGAAAAAGTGAACTTGATTGGTCATAGTCAAGGCGCACATTCTATTCGCTATGTAGGCGGCACTATTCCTACACAAGTTGCGTCTATGACTACGGTGGCTGGAGTGAATAAAGGCTCACCTATGGCAGATTTCATTTTAAAAACTGAAGGTACAAGTGTAGATTTGGCGTTGGCATCAGTCGTGAATTTTGTATCAGGTGCGATTGTATGGGCACAGGGTTTAAATCCAGACGCATTCCCTCACGACTCTTTGGCTTCAGCGAGAAGTTTATCGACTTCAGGTGCGATTGCATTTAATCAGCGCTTCCCTGCGGGTATTCCAAAAACTGCCTGTGGTGAAGGTGCCTATAACGAAAATGGTATGCGACTGTACTCATTCACAGGTAATTCACCGTTTAATAGCACGATGGATCCATCTGACTATATCATGCAAATCGCTTCAGTCATTGTGGGTCAAGAAGGAGCTAACGATGGTCTAGTTCCTGTATGCAGTGCTCGATTTGGTCAAAATATTCGAGATAACTATCGCTGGAATCACCTCGATGAAGTGAACCAGATCTTAGGTGTACGGGGTTTATTCTCTCAAGATCCAGTTCAAGTTTACCGTGAGCATGCCAATCGCTTGAAACTTCAAGGATTATAG
- a CDS encoding esterase/lipase family protein, with amino-acid sequence MKKNLNKTKIAMLGIITALSFGSVVETQAAAGILQIKETAKSDYAKTKYPIVMTHGWLGWSRIGNDSFNIDYWYQILPDMARNGSTVFAAQISPAHTTEFRGEQLIAQVEEVIALTGKNKVNLIGHSHGGPTVRYVAAVKPEYVASATGVGGTFRGSQVADKIQSNTATRAIFNILGDYIVPPLITWAEGRPDMPLSFDASMASLSEAGSTKFNARYPTTALASDCNKTGAKVENGIYYYSWGGVAQTTNLLDIDTILMQLGPLAYGNKDNDGMVARCSTHLGQVIRDDYNLNHTDLANMMFGLKGLFAPDPVAMFRQHANRLKLQGL; translated from the coding sequence ATGAAAAAAAACTTGAATAAAACCAAAATAGCGATGTTGGGGATCATCACTGCGCTATCTTTCGGTTCAGTTGTAGAAACTCAAGCAGCTGCGGGAATTTTACAGATAAAAGAAACTGCAAAATCTGATTATGCCAAAACCAAATACCCAATTGTGATGACTCATGGTTGGCTAGGTTGGTCTCGAATCGGCAATGACAGTTTTAATATCGATTATTGGTACCAGATCCTACCCGATATGGCACGTAATGGATCAACTGTATTTGCTGCACAAATCTCACCAGCACACACCACAGAATTCCGTGGTGAGCAATTGATTGCTCAGGTGGAAGAAGTGATTGCACTGACAGGCAAAAACAAAGTCAACTTAATCGGCCATAGCCATGGCGGACCTACGGTTCGTTATGTTGCAGCAGTCAAACCAGAATATGTCGCTTCAGCAACTGGCGTAGGCGGTACATTCCGCGGTTCACAAGTAGCAGATAAAATTCAAAGCAATACTGCAACGCGTGCAATCTTCAATATTTTAGGCGATTACATCGTACCGCCATTGATTACATGGGCAGAAGGTCGCCCAGATATGCCACTGAGTTTTGATGCGTCTATGGCATCGCTTTCTGAAGCAGGTTCTACAAAATTCAATGCACGCTATCCAACGACTGCTTTGGCATCGGATTGCAATAAAACTGGTGCGAAAGTTGAAAATGGTATCTATTACTACTCTTGGGGCGGTGTCGCACAAACCACAAACTTACTCGATATTGACACCATTTTGATGCAACTTGGTCCATTAGCTTATGGCAACAAAGACAATGATGGTATGGTGGCGCGTTGTAGTACTCACTTGGGTCAAGTGATTCGTGATGACTACAACCTCAATCACACGGATCTTGCCAATATGATGTTCGGCTTAAAAGGTCTATTTGCACCAGACCCAGTGGCGATGTTCCGCCAACATGCAAATCGCTTAAAACTACAAGGACTATAA
- a CDS encoding lipase secretion chaperone has protein sequence MQQNRKRMLMIFAVLIFAVLIALVYWLKPNSIVSSDASNATHSPLDQVESSTAIAAQAKTGALAFASASQQDIQINCQLKIDGSNRLIVNEATKNCFEFFITQYGEKDIQQIKTDFVTYANASYTEPLLSQLTDLWSRYMQYREQLGNLEKPNIDEEKAGYYKAIFNNMKNLRKKFFSDYEIEGLFGIEDTYNDYTIARMEVLDNKKLTEAEKAQKLQELFKDLPEDWKENLKQLSQLEDLRKLTAEIKARGGSAEELHQMRTNLVGPEATQRLEILDADRNQWKGRVGSYLTERDSIVKSNMSDSAKQSAIQQLRSKNFSNPQEQLRIETFEKIHDEGRKLPLSD, from the coding sequence ATGCAACAAAACCGAAAACGTATGCTGATGATTTTTGCTGTGCTTATTTTTGCAGTCCTGATTGCCTTAGTTTATTGGCTCAAACCCAATTCAATTGTATCTTCAGACGCATCTAACGCTACTCATTCCCCCCTCGATCAAGTTGAGTCCAGCACTGCTATCGCTGCTCAAGCCAAAACTGGAGCTTTAGCATTCGCCAGTGCCAGTCAACAAGACATTCAAATCAATTGCCAACTGAAAATAGATGGATCAAATCGTTTAATCGTGAATGAAGCCACTAAGAACTGTTTTGAGTTTTTTATTACTCAATATGGTGAAAAAGACATTCAGCAAATCAAAACCGATTTTGTCACTTATGCCAATGCTAGTTATACCGAACCGCTGCTATCTCAGCTGACAGATTTATGGTCGCGTTATATGCAGTATCGTGAACAACTCGGCAATCTGGAAAAACCCAATATAGATGAAGAAAAAGCGGGTTATTACAAAGCCATTTTTAATAATATGAAAAATCTGCGTAAAAAATTCTTCTCTGACTATGAAATTGAAGGACTTTTTGGCATTGAAGATACCTATAACGATTACACCATTGCTCGTATGGAAGTGTTAGACAATAAAAAATTGACCGAAGCTGAAAAAGCTCAAAAACTGCAAGAGCTGTTCAAAGATCTACCTGAAGATTGGAAAGAGAATTTAAAACAACTGTCACAACTTGAAGACCTCAGAAAACTGACGGCTGAAATTAAAGCACGCGGTGGTAGTGCTGAAGAATTACATCAAATGCGGACCAATTTAGTGGGTCCTGAAGCGACTCAACGTTTAGAAATATTAGATGCAGATCGTAATCAATGGAAAGGACGTGTTGGCTCGTATTTAACTGAAAGAGACAGCATTGTAAAAAGCAATATGAGTGATTCTGCCAAGCAGAGCGCAATTCAACAGTTACGTAGTAAAAATTTTAGCAATCCACAAGAACAATTACGCATTGAAACCTTTGAAAAAATTCATGATGAAGGAAGAAAACTGCCGTTGAGCGATTAA
- the truB gene encoding tRNA pseudouridine(55) synthase TruB, producing MSASSSKIARRRLSGVFLLNKPLGISSNAALQRVRWLFRADKGGHTGALDPLASGLLPICLGEATKFSHYLLDSNKRYLTTIQLGHSTTTGDVEGEVLSEADLPALTEQSIQAVLAKFIGDTTQIPPMYSALKKQGRPLYELARQGIEIEREARPIHLSAIELISFTAQSITLDISCSKGTYIRVVGEDIAKALGTYGHLTYLHRIQTGHFALIPEYTIEHLESLTEQEREALLLPAYAPVDHFPKVQVPEGRAEFFSRGMESNIEHEAEAQVLVFEGEKCLGLAEITDKKRLVPKRVLNL from the coding sequence ATGTCTGCTTCATCTTCCAAAATTGCTCGTCGTCGCCTTAGTGGTGTATTTTTGCTTAATAAACCTTTGGGAATCAGCTCAAATGCAGCCTTACAACGAGTACGTTGGTTGTTTAGAGCGGATAAAGGCGGGCATACAGGTGCTTTAGATCCTTTGGCATCGGGACTTTTACCCATTTGCTTGGGTGAAGCCACCAAGTTTTCGCATTATTTACTCGACTCAAATAAGCGCTACCTCACCACCATTCAGTTGGGTCATAGCACGACTACAGGTGATGTTGAAGGCGAAGTGCTATCGGAAGCAGATCTTCCAGCTTTGACTGAGCAAAGCATTCAGGCTGTTTTGGCGAAATTTATTGGGGACACCACCCAAATTCCACCGATGTACTCAGCGCTAAAAAAACAAGGTCGCCCGCTGTATGAATTGGCACGTCAAGGCATTGAAATTGAACGTGAAGCACGTCCCATTCACTTGTCTGCCATTGAATTGATCTCGTTTACAGCGCAGAGTATTACTTTAGATATTAGCTGCTCTAAAGGTACCTATATTCGTGTGGTCGGTGAAGATATTGCCAAAGCTTTAGGCACCTATGGACATTTGACCTATTTACATCGGATTCAAACGGGGCATTTTGCTTTAATTCCAGAATATACCATTGAGCACTTGGAAAGTCTGACCGAGCAAGAGCGTGAAGCATTGTTGTTGCCAGCTTATGCACCCGTCGATCATTTTCCAAAAGTGCAAGTCCCAGAAGGTCGTGCAGAATTTTTCAGTCGCGGTATGGAAAGTAATATCGAGCATGAAGCCGAAGCACAGGTTTTGGTTTTTGAAGGTGAGAAATGTTTAGGGCTTGCCGAAATTACCGATAAAAAACGTTTAGTGCCAAAACGGGTATTGAACCTCTAA
- a CDS encoding sulfite exporter TauE/SafE family protein has protein sequence MDVEIIISLIFFAFFAGAIDAAVGGGGLIQIPALMGALPHTSAATIFGTNKLASICGTASAAFSYLRQVKLEWKLLTVIAVTAFISSFLGAACVSMVPQQVLRPFVLFMLIVIALYTFMKKQFGQVHFQQELSRKMLILAGVGGLAIGFYDGIFGPGTGSFFIFFFIRYLKVDFLHASALSKIGNFMTNFAALSFFVPTGHVLFSLGLMMAVANVLGSLVGVKMALKYGSGFIRILFLILVSVLICRLAYQMFLM, from the coding sequence ATGGACGTCGAGATTATAATCAGCCTCATCTTCTTTGCTTTTTTTGCAGGTGCGATTGATGCTGCGGTGGGCGGTGGGGGTTTAATTCAGATTCCCGCATTAATGGGTGCGCTACCACATACCTCCGCGGCCACTATTTTTGGTACCAATAAACTTGCCTCGATCTGCGGTACAGCGTCCGCTGCATTTTCCTACTTACGTCAAGTGAAGCTTGAGTGGAAACTTTTAACGGTGATTGCGGTCACCGCATTTATCAGCTCTTTTTTGGGCGCAGCTTGTGTTTCAATGGTGCCACAGCAAGTACTCAGACCTTTTGTCCTGTTTATGCTGATTGTGATTGCCCTCTATACCTTTATGAAAAAGCAATTTGGACAGGTGCATTTTCAACAAGAACTCAGTCGAAAAATGCTAATTTTGGCAGGTGTGGGAGGATTGGCCATTGGATTCTATGACGGTATATTTGGACCGGGCACAGGCAGCTTTTTTATTTTCTTTTTTATTCGCTATTTGAAAGTTGATTTTTTACATGCGTCGGCATTGTCTAAAATAGGCAACTTCATGACCAATTTTGCAGCGCTGAGCTTTTTTGTACCAACAGGTCATGTGTTGTTTAGTTTGGGACTCATGATGGCGGTGGCCAATGTCTTGGGTTCATTGGTGGGCGTGAAAATGGCGCTCAAATACGGCAGCGGTTTTATTCGAATTCTGTTTCTGATTCTGGTCAGCGTACTGATTTGTCGTTTGGCTTATCAGATGTTTTTAATGTAA
- a CDS encoding hemerythrin domain-containing protein: protein MNIFEALRESHEIQRDLAEKLVQTSGDTPERRELFDLLKNELFAHAVAEDRYFYIPLMMTDSGLNISRHALAEHHEMDELLEQLTETEFSNPGWLAIAKKLSETVHHHLQEEEHGFFQQAGKILEDKEKESLAKKYQKEYSKYKKIEKDSLV from the coding sequence ATGAATATTTTTGAAGCATTAAGAGAAAGTCATGAGATTCAACGTGATTTGGCTGAAAAATTGGTACAAACCTCAGGGGACACACCTGAACGTCGTGAGTTATTTGATTTATTAAAAAATGAGCTGTTCGCACATGCTGTAGCAGAAGATCGTTATTTTTATATCCCGTTGATGATGACAGATTCAGGTCTGAATATTAGCCGTCATGCATTGGCTGAACATCATGAAATGGATGAGTTGCTTGAACAACTCACCGAAACTGAGTTTAGCAATCCGGGGTGGTTAGCTATTGCGAAAAAATTGTCGGAAACTGTGCATCACCATTTGCAGGAAGAAGAACATGGCTTTTTCCAACAAGCCGGAAAAATCTTGGAAGATAAAGAGAAAGAATCTTTGGCGAAAAAATACCAAAAAGAATACAGCAAATATAAGAAGATTGAAAAAGACAGCTTGGTCTAA
- a CDS encoding EamA family transporter, translating to MPNTQLTAVLFMVLSMVAYQISASFAKQLFEVLDPLTVVTLRLVFASILVILMFRSWTILKKLPQLKWKYLLLYSGSVCLMNVLFYASLGRLPQGIAVGLEFIGPLMLAFFSIQHRGDYLWVILAILGVGLMIPWQDANASNFSYLGAAMALGAGLFWAAYIYYAQIVARQNIGMHALSIAIVLSALVLLPISAVHNSTALMQFEYWPQALMIALLATAIPYALDLKALQTLSKLSYGTLSSLSPALAALAGWLLLKEHINLLQTVALFCIMFASVGVTYSASKRMKNLQ from the coding sequence ATGCCAAATACTCAATTGACTGCTGTCTTATTCATGGTTTTGTCCATGGTGGCTTATCAAATCAGTGCATCTTTTGCCAAGCAACTGTTTGAGGTTTTAGATCCACTCACCGTGGTGACCCTTCGCTTAGTCTTTGCCTCTATTCTTGTCATTTTAATGTTTCGATCATGGACAATCCTTAAAAAACTCCCTCAGCTAAAATGGAAATACTTACTGCTTTATAGCGGCTCAGTCTGCCTCATGAATGTATTGTTTTACGCTTCACTTGGACGACTCCCTCAAGGTATTGCTGTCGGTTTAGAGTTCATTGGTCCTTTAATGTTGGCATTTTTTTCAATTCAACATCGAGGTGATTACCTCTGGGTGATTCTGGCAATCTTGGGTGTGGGACTCATGATCCCTTGGCAAGATGCCAATGCAAGTAACTTCTCATATCTTGGCGCTGCAATGGCTCTAGGGGCGGGATTATTTTGGGCAGCTTATATTTACTATGCTCAAATTGTGGCACGTCAAAATATAGGTATGCATGCCTTAAGTATCGCAATTGTGCTCTCTGCACTGGTGTTACTCCCCATTAGTGCAGTGCATAATTCAACAGCGCTGATGCAATTTGAATATTGGCCACAGGCGTTAATGATCGCATTACTCGCGACTGCGATTCCCTATGCGCTCGATCTAAAAGCACTTCAGACCTTGAGTAAATTAAGTTATGGAACCTTATCGAGTTTATCTCCGGCATTGGCTGCTTTAGCAGGTTGGTTACTGCTGAAAGAACACATTAACCTGCTACAAACCGTTGCATTGTTTTGCATTATGTTTGCATCTGTTGGCGTGACGTATAGCGCAAGCAAGCGCATGAAGAATTTGCAATGA
- a CDS encoding EamA family transporter, translated as MLNLKSMPHVQALFLLLIAMISLQSSGSLAKVLFNQFPILTVSAMRLLLSAVILALIFKIWQIAYQQIKWKAILSYGLALAGMNLLFYLAISRLPLGIAVSFEFIGPLSVALYYARQKFDFVWVGLAILGLILLFPFDQAAQRLDPLAIVFALAAGACWALYIVAGQKPSGVSGNHTVCLGMFVGTAVLLPLALFSGFPLHVFEPSNFVYFMALAVLASALPFSLEMIALRNLTALSFGTLMSVEPAVAALSGFIFLGEQLLWNQWLALMTIISASVGCTYTTQQAKQRIASK; from the coding sequence ATGCTTAATTTAAAAAGTATGCCGCATGTGCAGGCTCTATTTTTACTGCTGATTGCAATGATCAGCTTACAAAGTAGTGGCTCACTGGCCAAAGTCTTATTTAATCAGTTCCCCATCCTCACAGTTTCCGCGATGCGATTGTTACTGAGCGCGGTGATTTTGGCGCTGATTTTTAAAATTTGGCAGATTGCCTATCAGCAGATTAAATGGAAAGCCATTCTCAGCTACGGTCTTGCCTTGGCTGGGATGAATCTGCTTTTTTATCTCGCCATCAGCAGATTGCCTTTGGGCATTGCGGTGTCATTTGAGTTTATTGGACCCTTAAGTGTTGCGCTGTATTATGCACGGCAAAAGTTTGACTTTGTCTGGGTTGGACTTGCCATACTAGGACTGATTTTACTGTTTCCTTTTGACCAAGCCGCACAACGTTTAGATCCACTCGCAATTGTCTTTGCTTTGGCTGCAGGTGCGTGCTGGGCGCTATACATTGTCGCAGGGCAGAAACCCTCAGGTGTTTCAGGTAATCATACTGTTTGCTTAGGCATGTTCGTTGGTACGGCGGTACTTCTACCTTTGGCGCTGTTCAGCGGTTTTCCATTACATGTGTTTGAACCTTCAAATTTTGTCTATTTTATGGCACTTGCGGTACTTGCCAGTGCGCTGCCCTTTAGCCTGGAAATGATTGCTCTTCGAAATTTAACTGCTTTGAGTTTTGGGACATTGATGAGTGTTGAACCTGCAGTGGCTGCACTTTCAGGTTTTATCTTTTTGGGTGAGCAGTTACTGTGGAATCAATGGCTTGCCTTAATGACCATCATTAGCGCATCTGTGGGTTGTACCTATACTACCCAGCAAGCCAAGCAAAGAATAGCATCTAAATAA